A region of the Leptospira venezuelensis genome:
CTACGTTCACTAGGATGATCGCCATAAGCGCTCCTAAAATGGCGACTACGATCGCTAATTCGATAAGAGTGAATCCTTTTCTCCGTTTGTTTCCCGTTTTCAAAGTCGGTTCTCCTATTTCTATTGTTATATACCTTGCAAGTTTTGGGTCAAGCTGAACATCGGAACGATGATCGCTGCCATAATGATACCGATCGCAAATCCCATAAAAACAAGCATTAATGGTTCGATTGCTTGGGTTGCATTTTTAAGAGATGAATCCACTTCTTGGTCGTAGATTTCCGCCAGTTTATTCAACATCTCAGGTACTCTATCCGAAACTTCTCCAGCGGACAACATACCTAAAACAAGCTGGGGCAATATTTCTGACCCAGTGAATGCAGCGGAAAGTTTCTCTCCTTCTCTAATTCTATCGCACGCATTTCTGATTTCTTGTCCGAAAACGGTATGATCAACGATTTGTTCTACGATTTGGAGGGAAATAATGAGAGGTACTCTATTAGTAAGAAGTATTCCTAGGTTCCTCGCGAAATTAGATATAAGTACTTTTTTATTGAGAGTTCGGATGATTGGGATTCTAAGAACGAATTTCTCCCATTTTTCCTTACCTTCCGGAGTGGACTTATAATAGAAGAAGCCCACGATTCCGCTAGCTATCATTGGGAAGATCAAGAACCAATATCCTGTCAGAAGTCTGGAACTTCCGATTACGATCTGAGTGATCATAGGAAGTGTAGCATTAAATTCTATGAATAAATGTTCAATCTGGGGAACTACCGTGGTAAGTAGGAATATGATTACGATCTGTAAGAGACAGAAAATAATTCCAGGATAAACAAGTGCCGTGGTTACTTTACTTTTTAACTGCATGTTTTTTTCTTCCATCTCAGCAAGACGCATCAGTGCAGTTTCGTAATCTCCCGTTCTTTCTCCTACAGAGACAAGAGATGGATACTGATTTGGAAAAATATCCGGATGTTTTCTCATCGAATCGGATAAGGAAGTTCCTTCGGTAATGTCCGCCTGCATAGCGATCACTACTTTTCTAAAAACTTCATGATCAGTTTGTTCAATGATACTAGAAAGTGATTTGTCTAGAGGAATACCAGCGCCCAAAAGAGTTCCTAATTGTCTGGAAAAAAGACCTATGATCTTTTTAGGAACTCTATAAAGAAGTTTAGCTAAGAACGGAAAAAGTTCTCTATCCTTTCTTTCCGCGTCTTCGGAAATTTGGCGAACGTAAAGACCTTTTCCTTTAAGTTTTGCTCTTGCGGATTGGATATTCGGGGCATCGATAATCCCCTTCTCTTCCTTTCCTTTTTTGTTAAATGCAATATAAGTATAAAGTGCCATGGAAGGAAAACTTAAGTAACCCTTAGAACTTCGTCCGGTGTGGTGATTCCATCCAATACTTTTCGAATGCCATAATCTCTCATTGTGGCAAATCCATTTTCTAAGGCGATATCATTGATCTTATTCGTATCCGATCCAGCTAAGATCGCATTTTTGATCGGAGTGCTGATGATCAGAAGTTCGTAAACCCCTGTTCTTCCTTTAAACCCGGTGTTCATACAATGAGAACAACCTTTTCCCTTGTATAAAACTCCACCTTTCAATTCCTTTTTAGAAATACCTATGGATTCTAATTCCTGAGGAGTCGGTTTATAAGAAATTTTACATTCTTTGCATATAGTTCTAACAAGTCGTTGGGCCATAAATCCCAACACAGTAGAAGTAATTAAATAAGGTTCAATTCCCATATCCACAAGTCTTGTTGCAGCGGAGGCAGCATCATTCGTATGCAAAGTGGAAAATACTAAGTGACCTGTTAGAGAGGCTTGGATTGCGATCCTTGCGGTTTCTTCATCCCGGATCTCCCCAACCATGATGACGTCCGGGTCCTGACGTAAGATTGCTCTTAGTCCTGTTGCAAATGTGAGTCCAATCTTTTCCTGCATCTGCATTTGCGAAACACCATCAATCTGATATTCCACTGGGTCTTCGCAGGTGATGATATTTCTTTCTTCAGTATTTAGCTCAGTCAGAGCGGAGTATAATGTGGTGGATTTTCCAGATCCTGTAGGACCGGTTACTAAGATAATACCATGCGGTTCATATATAAGGGTACGAAGTGTTTTAACAAGGTCCGGATAAAATCCCATTGTCTCCAAGGAATAT
Encoded here:
- a CDS encoding type II secretion system F family protein translates to MALYTYIAFNKKGKEEKGIIDAPNIQSARAKLKGKGLYVRQISEDAERKDRELFPFLAKLLYRVPKKIIGLFSRQLGTLLGAGIPLDKSLSSIIEQTDHEVFRKVVIAMQADITEGTSLSDSMRKHPDIFPNQYPSLVSVGERTGDYETALMRLAEMEEKNMQLKSKVTTALVYPGIIFCLLQIVIIFLLTTVVPQIEHLFIEFNATLPMITQIVIGSSRLLTGYWFLIFPMIASGIVGFFYYKSTPEGKEKWEKFVLRIPIIRTLNKKVLISNFARNLGILLTNRVPLIISLQIVEQIVDHTVFGQEIRNACDRIREGEKLSAAFTGSEILPQLVLGMLSAGEVSDRVPEMLNKLAEIYDQEVDSSLKNATQAIEPLMLVFMGFAIGIIMAAIIVPMFSLTQNLQGI